TGCGCTTGTCGAAGCCCAGGCCGACGCCGCCCGCGACGATGCGGCTCAGCGTGAGCTTCAATCCAAGTTGGTAATAATAGACGTCACATGACTGCGCGATGGCGCCCGAGAGGTCGAGACTGCCATGTCCCTGCTTCTGCCAGCAGTGCCACGTGCGATTGCCGAAATAGAACACGCCGTTGCACGCCTCCGGCATGTGCGAACTGAACGTGATCAGACTGTCCTCGAGCGCCATGACGGACGTCGCGAGCTTGAACGTCGAGCCGGGCGGCTGCGTCGCCTGAAGCACCTTGTTGTACATCGGCAGGCGCGGATCGGCGCGCAGCGAATCGTAGTAGCTGCTCGAGACGCCGCCGACGAACCGATTCGGGTCGATCGCCGGCGCGCTGTACAGCGCGAGCACCTCGCCTGTCTGCGGCACCATCGCCACCACGCCCGCCGGCAACGTGTCCGCAAAGAGCGAGTGGATGTACTCCTGCAAATCGAGATCGATGTTCGTGTAGAGCGTCGGTCCTTCGGCCGGCGTCACGTCTTCACGCGCCTGACCGTTCGGCACCACGCGGTTGCGCGCATCGACTTCGACGAACTGAATCCCTTCCCGCCCCCGCAGCTCTTTTTCGTACTGCTTCTCCAGCCCTTGCTTGCCGACGAGTTGCCCCGGCTTGTAACCGAACTTCGCGAGATCGGCCAACTCTCCTTCGTTGATCTCGCTGATGAAACCCGCGAACGCGCCGACCGCCTCGCCATCCGGATAAATGCGTTTCGGCGAGGACTGCATGATCAGGCTCGGGAAATCCATGTGATGTTCCTCGAGCGTCGAGATCACGTCGAACGACGCGTCCTGAATGATCACCGTCGGCCGCGTACGGTCCTTTCGAAAACGCTTGATGGCGTCCTGAAACTGCTTGTCCG
The DNA window shown above is from Gemmatimonadaceae bacterium and carries:
- the mrdA gene encoding penicillin-binding protein 2, translated to MSFHPNDVVRRGRAASLIVCGVLIFMLSAFFRAQVLKNEDFKLKSEENRLREIPTPAPRGRILDRNNKPIAENVVGYSVALLALNEDTLRATLTRLRNTVQLTDKQFQDAIKRFRKDRTRPTVIIQDASFDVISTLEEHHMDFPSLIMQSSPKRIYPDGEAVGAFAGFISEINEGELADLAKFGYKPGQLVGKQGLEKQYEKELRGREGIQFVEVDARNRVVPNGQAREDVTPAEGPTLYTNIDLDLQEYIHSLFADTLPAGVVAMVPQTGEVLALYSAPAIDPNRFVGGVSSSYYDSLRADPRLPMYNKVLQATQPPGSTFKLATSVMALEDSLITFSSHMPEACNGVFYFGNRTWHCWQKQGHGSLDLSGAIAQSCDVYYYQLGLKLTLSRIVAGGVGLGFDKRTGIDLPGEVRPEFPNSLPGYFNKKYPRGWTPGEKELNLAIGQGENAQSVLNMARFYSALATDGYAPVPQIRRGAPKRSKIINLPPDQLAMLRKAMMGVVSAGGTAAGAAIAGVKVAGKTGTAQTLRKDKNNKPLYWAWFAGMAPAEDPKIVVIVMAPDVTFEGSTSARFATKIIAHYLHVKVDDNSIENTG